atatatatatatatatatattttttttttttaataataatcccaggcccccgtcccggcaggaggccttttgccttttggtaggccgtcattgtaaataagagtttgttcttaactgacttgcctagttaaataaaagttcaattaaaatttaaaaaaaataaatgatcATAAGTACCACAATCCAAAAAGTAATTTGAGATACAAAACACTTGTAGTGTACCATAGTAGTGGTTACAAAATAACAGTGATAACATGGAATGCACTTGAAAAATCTCTCACAATACTCAAAAGAGGGTTAACTAAAAAACATTAACTCTACAGCCTGTAAAATAGCACCAAACCACACTAACAATATTCTTGACGGATGTACTTCTGTTACAATAAACATAGAAATGGATTAATGTGGTACTCCGCAAAAAAAGATATGTTCCCTTATCCACACTTGCATACCAGTTAGAATGTATAGCCTGATACACTGGAATGATAGTGTGTATCTTGGAACAGAGACAAGGCTACATCCCGATTCTCGACCCTTCTCCCAAAGTGAGCATAACATAAATTTAACAATGATTACACCAATCCATTGCTTTTAAGTCCATGACAGGTGGAGAATTGGGACGCAGCCATAGTCTCCCACCCACCCAGCCTCCCTTCCCCTCACCATGAGGGCTTTGTCCATGTAGAACTCTCGGCCGGGGCTGCCGTCGTTGTGCTTGGTGTCCACGGCGAAGCAGAGGAAGAGCACGTCCACCACAATCTCAAAGACAGACAGGAAGCAGTGGGCCACCAGCCAGGAGAACAGGCAGACGATGAGCAGGGGCAGCACCCACACCGTGTAGTCCCGCTGGTAGTTGAGCGACAGTACGCCGACGAACGCTGTGCAGGAGACGATCagtacctggacacacacacagggaaagatGGAG
The window above is part of the Salvelinus fontinalis isolate EN_2023a chromosome 42, ASM2944872v1, whole genome shotgun sequence genome. Proteins encoded here:
- the LOC129841539 gene encoding choline transporter-like protein 1 isoform X2, giving the protein MAAPAESSTWTKNAYTATAINSTSFCTSACDAFVILVENALRVATINTVGDFVLFLGKVLIVSCTAFVGVLSLNYQRDYTVWVLPLLIVCLFSWLVAHCFLSVFEIVVDVLFLCFAVDTKHNDGSPGREFYMDKALMEYIWP
- the LOC129841539 gene encoding choline transporter-like protein 1 isoform X1, whose translation is MAAPAESSTWTKNAYTATAINSTSFCTSACDAFVILVENALRVATINTVGDFVLFLGKVLIVSCTAFVGVLSLNYQRDYTVWVLPLLIVCLFSWLVAHCFLSVFEIVVDVLFLCFAVDTKHNDGSPGREFYMDKALMVRGREAGWVGDYGCVPILHLSWT